The Paenibacillus sp. RUD330 genome has a segment encoding these proteins:
- a CDS encoding DMT family transporter, translating to MGRRARGSYWTAVLFVLLGASSYGVMSPLIKHVYGFGYTFSQVVVHQLAAGSAMLWIAAGAARKRSSASLSPRLSLGQWAGLALIGTAGLAMTTVLYNQALQGLKASFAIVLLFQFTWITIALDSIWNRRLPGWGRLGCVAVIVAGTVLALGIGGVSGPHAAALPLLCGLGAAFTYSLYLAGTGRFRSDLDPAAASAIMVTFGFILVLALFGRGAWAGEAEPRLILWAAVLALLGQVIPTLLFTIGIPRIGSSLAALLGAMELPVAAAAAWLIGGETLSALQLGGIAAILAGIALAQKVPAKESPASLEE from the coding sequence ATGGGAAGACGGGCAAGAGGGAGCTACTGGACAGCTGTGCTGTTCGTGCTGCTCGGGGCATCCAGCTACGGAGTGATGTCGCCGCTCATCAAGCATGTGTATGGATTCGGGTATACGTTCAGCCAGGTCGTCGTCCATCAGCTGGCTGCCGGGTCTGCGATGCTGTGGATCGCGGCCGGAGCGGCAAGGAAGCGCAGCAGCGCTTCCTTGAGCCCTCGCCTTTCGCTGGGACAATGGGCTGGGCTTGCGCTCATCGGCACGGCGGGACTGGCGATGACGACGGTGCTGTACAATCAAGCCCTGCAAGGGCTCAAGGCCTCCTTTGCCATCGTCTTGCTTTTTCAGTTCACCTGGATTACGATTGCGCTAGACAGTATCTGGAACCGTCGTCTTCCGGGCTGGGGAAGGCTTGGATGCGTGGCGGTCATTGTTGCCGGCACGGTGCTCGCGCTTGGAATCGGCGGAGTATCAGGGCCGCACGCCGCAGCCTTGCCGCTGTTGTGCGGACTGGGCGCAGCGTTCACCTACAGCCTGTATTTGGCGGGAACCGGACGTTTCCGGAGCGATCTCGATCCCGCCGCGGCTTCAGCTATTATGGTCACATTCGGATTTATACTGGTCCTGGCGCTGTTCGGCAGAGGCGCATGGGCGGGAGAGGCAGAACCCCGCCTCATCTTGTGGGCGGCCGTGCTTGCGCTGCTCGGGCAAGTCATCCCCACTCTGCTGTTCACGATCGGGATTCCGCGCATTGGGAGCAGCCTCGCCGCGCTGCTTGGGGCCATGGAGCTGCCCGTAGCGGCAGCGGCGGCCTGGCTGATCGGAGGAGAGACGCTCAGCGCTCTCCAGCTGGGAGGCATCGCGGCGATTCTGGCCGGCATCGCGCTGGCTCAGAAGGTTCCCGCCAAGGAAAGTCCGGCAAGTCTGGAGGAATGA
- the ppc gene encoding phosphoenolpyruvate carboxylase — translation MSEQAVTAQAANRPQSNNLLRRDVRFLGNILGDVLVHQGGKELLEVVERIREMSKALRAEFVTELYDEFKQTITTLDPDIRHQVVRAFAIYFQLVNIAEQNHRIRRKRDYERSAGEAVQPGSIEAAVQGLQERHISIDDVKSMLNDISLELVMTAHPTEATRRVVQDIHKRIAVGMMELDNPNLTYREREKLREGLLNEVLILWQTDELRDRKPTVIDEVRNGLYYFDETLFEVLPNVYEELERCLHKYYPEEHWHVPTYLKFGSWIGGDRDGNPSVKAKVTWETLTLHKQLALRKYETVLKQWMEILSFSTNIVDVPAELMDSIAKDQQSVELRGADRWRNTKEPYKIKLSYMLEKLVNTGDDSLRGSSKRYGNPDEFKEDLLLIDRSLRSHYADYTADTHVRKLIRQVELFGFHMAALDIRQHSQEHENAMAEVLAKMHIVEDYAALGEEEKIGLLAKLLDDPRPLTSGHLEYSEGTRECLDVYQTVYRAQQEFGTDCISSYLISMTRGASDMLEVMVFAKEVGLFRKEADGSVRCTLQSVPLFETIDDLHAAPDIMKRLFELPLYRKAVEARGNQHEIMLGYSDSNKDGGVVTANWELRMALNDITETGSQYGVKLKFFHGRGGALGRGGMPLGRSILAQPPHTIGGGIKITEQGEVLSSRYSMQGIAYRSLEQATWALLTAARLAMHPEQMAPENPEWDEIAKEISETAQRKYQDLIFRDPDFMEFFKGTTPLSEVGELNIGSRPSKRKNSDRFEDLRAIPWVFAWTQSRYLLPAWYAAGTAFRSYAGADEKRLQTLQEMYKDFPFFRSLVDNLQMAMAKADLIIAREYAGMIQNEQVRDRIFRLVEEEYALTLKFILDITGQKDLLDNVPVIQESIRLRNPYVDPLSYLQVELLTELRREEGDNAHLLREVLLTINGIASGLRNTG, via the coding sequence ATGTCGGAACAGGCTGTAACCGCCCAAGCGGCGAATCGCCCGCAATCCAATAACCTGCTGCGCCGCGACGTCCGTTTCTTGGGAAATATTCTAGGGGATGTACTCGTTCACCAGGGCGGCAAGGAGCTGCTGGAAGTCGTGGAGAGAATCCGCGAGATGAGCAAGGCGCTGCGCGCCGAATTCGTCACGGAGCTGTACGATGAGTTCAAGCAGACGATTACGACGCTGGACCCTGATATCCGCCATCAGGTTGTCCGCGCGTTCGCGATCTATTTCCAGCTGGTCAATATCGCGGAACAGAACCATCGGATCCGGCGCAAGAGGGACTATGAGCGCTCAGCCGGAGAAGCGGTGCAGCCGGGCTCGATCGAAGCGGCCGTCCAAGGGCTGCAGGAGCGCCACATCTCGATCGACGACGTGAAATCCATGCTGAACGACATCTCCCTCGAGCTCGTCATGACGGCGCATCCGACGGAGGCTACCCGCCGCGTCGTGCAGGACATCCACAAGCGGATCGCTGTCGGCATGATGGAGCTGGACAATCCGAACCTGACCTACCGGGAGCGGGAGAAGCTGCGCGAAGGGCTGCTCAATGAAGTGCTCATCCTGTGGCAGACCGATGAGCTGCGCGACCGCAAGCCGACGGTCATCGACGAGGTGCGCAACGGCCTTTACTATTTCGACGAAACGCTGTTCGAGGTTCTTCCCAACGTCTACGAGGAGCTGGAGCGCTGCCTGCACAAATATTATCCGGAAGAGCATTGGCATGTGCCGACTTACCTGAAGTTCGGCTCGTGGATCGGCGGCGACCGGGACGGCAATCCTTCCGTCAAGGCCAAGGTGACCTGGGAGACGCTGACGCTGCACAAGCAGCTCGCGCTCCGCAAGTATGAGACCGTCCTGAAGCAATGGATGGAGATCCTCAGCTTCAGCACGAACATCGTGGATGTGCCGGCGGAGCTGATGGATTCCATCGCGAAGGATCAGCAGAGCGTCGAGCTGCGCGGCGCCGACAGATGGCGCAACACAAAGGAGCCGTACAAGATCAAGCTCAGCTACATGCTTGAGAAGCTCGTCAATACGGGGGACGATTCCCTTCGCGGCTCTTCCAAGCGCTACGGCAATCCGGATGAATTCAAGGAGGACCTGCTGCTCATCGACCGCAGCCTGCGTTCGCATTATGCGGATTATACGGCCGATACGCATGTCCGCAAGCTGATCCGCCAGGTGGAGCTGTTCGGCTTCCATATGGCTGCTCTGGACATCCGCCAGCACAGCCAGGAGCATGAGAACGCCATGGCGGAGGTTCTTGCGAAGATGCATATCGTCGAGGACTACGCGGCGCTGGGCGAAGAAGAGAAGATCGGGCTGCTCGCCAAGCTGCTGGACGATCCTCGTCCGCTTACGTCGGGCCATCTGGAATATTCCGAAGGAACCCGCGAATGCCTCGACGTCTATCAGACCGTCTACCGCGCCCAGCAGGAGTTTGGGACAGATTGCATCTCCAGCTATCTGATCAGCATGACCCGAGGCGCCAGCGATATGCTCGAGGTCATGGTATTCGCCAAGGAAGTGGGCCTCTTCCGCAAGGAAGCGGACGGTTCGGTGCGATGCACGCTCCAGTCGGTGCCGCTCTTCGAGACGATCGACGACCTGCATGCCGCGCCGGACATCATGAAAAGGCTGTTCGAGCTCCCGCTGTACCGCAAAGCCGTCGAGGCGAGAGGCAACCAGCATGAGATCATGCTGGGCTACTCCGACAGCAACAAGGACGGCGGTGTCGTAACGGCGAACTGGGAGCTGCGCATGGCCCTCAACGACATTACGGAGACAGGCTCGCAATACGGCGTCAAGCTCAAGTTCTTCCACGGCCGGGGCGGCGCGCTGGGCCGGGGCGGCATGCCGCTCGGCCGCAGCATTCTCGCTCAGCCTCCGCATACGATCGGAGGCGGAATCAAGATCACGGAGCAGGGCGAGGTGCTCTCGTCGCGCTATTCCATGCAAGGGATCGCGTACCGCAGCCTGGAGCAGGCGACTTGGGCGCTGCTGACCGCGGCGCGGCTCGCGATGCATCCGGAGCAGATGGCTCCTGAAAATCCGGAGTGGGATGAGATCGCCAAGGAGATCTCCGAGACGGCGCAGCGGAAGTACCAGGATCTCATCTTCCGGGATCCGGACTTCATGGAGTTCTTCAAGGGAACGACTCCGCTGTCCGAAGTGGGCGAGCTCAACATCGGGTCGCGTCCGTCCAAGCGCAAGAACAGCGATCGCTTCGAGGATCTGCGCGCGATTCCCTGGGTGTTCGCCTGGACGCAGAGCCGCTACCTGCTTCCGGCCTGGTATGCCGCGGGAACCGCGTTCCGGAGTTATGCCGGAGCGGACGAGAAGCGGCTCCAGACCCTTCAGGAGATGTACAAGGACTTCCCGTTCTTCCGCTCGCTCGTCGACAACCTGCAAATGGCCATGGCCAAAGCGGATCTGATCATCGCGAGAGAATATGCCGGCATGATTCAGAACGAACAGGTCCGTGACCGGATCTTCCGTCTCGTGGAGGAGGAATACGCTCTGACGCTGAAGTTCATCCTCGACATCACGGGACAAAAGGACTTGCTGGACAACGTTCCGGTCATTCAGGAATCGATCCGCTTGCGCAATCCTTACGTCGATCCGCTCAGCTACCTGCAAGTCGAGCTGCTGACGGAGCTGCGCCGGGAAGAGGGCGACAACGCCCACCTGCTGCGCGAAGTGCTGCTCACGATCAACGGAATCGCCTCAGGCCTCCGCAATACAGGCTGA